A genomic stretch from Anas platyrhynchos isolate ZD024472 breed Pekin duck chromosome 39, IASCAAS_PekinDuck_T2T, whole genome shotgun sequence includes:
- the LOC140001250 gene encoding carboxy-terminal kinesin 2-like isoform X1 yields MAAGPGGGGGGARPVPATAAAASLPAASRLPVRKAHAKRAAAAPEPEAPEQKRRRSGPRAGWAPSSRAPLRAISVPTAPGPGLLRKAMTVAAAPQAGKKAPGAASGSAAPPPVPGVRRRAAGDPRGQLAELREKIRGLEDDNRQLREQLQHSRAREEELGRQVSSLRTELQQSQEERSRWQREAEAQAAERQRLAAELQERHRQLEELREAARDREEQLGAAQAELREVSGALSRREAEVSELRALAGAQEEHLHALEMERRRLHNQLQELKGNIRVFCRVRPLLAAEQEAQKGLEHLHFPPEDNKTLVLCRTEGSHTGRRGEVRYDFSFDRVFPPGASQEDVFEEIALLVQSALDGYPVCIFAYGQTGSGKTYTMEGPGGADPTSWGVIPRAVRHLFGGARQLEHKGWQYSFSASFLEIYNKALRDLLGGDRGGELEIRHVSSASKELHVPNLRCVPVASEDEVLGLLQTAASKRSVARTALNDRSSRSHCVFQLHIQGSNASRALRCSSVLSLVDLAGSERLDKCQASRQRLRETQAINSSLATLGLVIMAISNKEPHVPYRNSKLTYLLQNSLRGNAKMLMFVNISPLEENLAESLNSLRFASKVNECMVGTAHANKK; encoded by the exons atggcggcggggcccggcggcggcggcggcggcgcccgccCGGTACCGGCCACGGCGGCGGCTGCGTCACTTCCGGCCGCCTCCCGGTTACCGGTGCGCAAGGCTCACGCCAAGCGCGCGGCGGCCGCGCCTGAGCCGGAGGCTCCCGAACAG AAACGGCGCCGCTCCGGGCCCCGAGCGggctgggctcccagcagccGCGCCCCGTTGCGGGCTATCAGCGTCCCGACGGCACCAGGCCCAG ggcttcTGCGCAAGGCCATGACCGTcgccgcagccccccaggccgGGAAAAAGGCCCCGGGGGCGGCTTCGGGATCGGCAGCGCCGCCTCCGGTACCGGGGgtgcggcggcgggcggcgggggaccCGAGGGGGCAGCTGGCGGAGCTGCGGGAGAAGATAAGGGGCCTGGAGGATGACAACCGGCAGCtccgggagcagctgcagcacagccgggCCCGGGAGGAGGAGTTGGGCAGACAAGTGAG ctctctgcgcacggagctgcagcagtcccaGGAGGAGCGGTCCCGGTGGCAGCGGGAGGCGGAGGCGCAGGCGGCCGAGCGGCAGCGGCTGGCGGCTGAGCTCCAGGAGCGGCAccggcagctggaggagctccgggaggcggcgcgggaccgggaggagcagctgggggccgCCCAG GCGGAGCTGCGGGAGGTGTCGGGGGCGCTGTCGCGGCGCGAGGCGGAGGTGTCGGAGCTGCGGGCGCTGGCGGGGGCGCAGGAGGAGCATTTGCACGCGCTGGAGATGGAGCGGCGCCGCCTGCAcaaccagctgcaggagctcaag gggaacATCCGTGTCTTCTGCCGCGTGCGCCCGCTGCTGGCGGCCGAGCAGGAGGCgcagaaggggctggagcacctccacTTCCCCCCCGAGGACAACAAGACGCTGGTGCTCTGCAGGACCGAGGGG TCCCATacggggcggcggggcgaggTGCGCTACGACTTCAGCTTCGACCGCGTCTTCCCGCCCGGCGCCTCGCAGGAGGACGTCTTCGAGGAGATCGCGCTGCTCGTGCAG TCGGCCCTGGACGGGTACCCCGTCTGCATCTTCGCCTACGGGCAGACGGGCAGCGGCAAAACCTACACcatggaggggccggggggcgccgacCCCACAAGTTGGGGGGTGATCCCCCGCGCCGTGCGGCACCTCTTCGGGGGCGCCCGCCAGCTGGAGCACAAAGGGTGGCAG TACAGTTTCAGCGCCAGCTTCCTGGAGATCTACAACAAGGCGCTGCgggacctgctggggggggacagggggggcgAGCTGGAGATCCGCCACGTCAGCTCggccagcaaggagctgcacGTCCCCAACCTGCGCTGCGTCCCCGTGGCCTCCGAGGACGAG gtgctggggctgctgcagacgGCCGCCTCCAAGCGCTCGGTGGCGCGCACGGCGCTCAACGACCGCTCGTCCCGCAGCCACTGCGTCTTCCAGCTCCACATCCAGGGCTCCAACGCCTCCCGCGCCCTCCGCTGCAGCT CGGTGCTGAGCCTGGTGGACCTGGCGGGCAGCGAGCGCTTGGATAAATGCCAAGCCAGCAGGCAGCGGCTGCGCGAGACCCAAGCCATCAACAGCAGCCTGGCCACGCTGGGGCTGGTCATCATGGCCATCTCCAACAAG GAGCCGCACGTGCCGTACCGCAACAGCAAGCTGACCTACCTGCTGCAAAACTCGCTGAGGGGCAACGCCAAAAT GCTCATGTTCGTCAACATCTCGCCGCTGGAGGAGAACTTGGCCGAGTCACTCAACTCCCTGCGCTTTGCCAGCAAG GTGAACGAGTGCATGGTGGGCACGGCCCACGCCAACAAGAAGTAG
- the LOC140001250 gene encoding carboxy-terminal kinesin 2-like isoform X3, translating into MAAGPGGGGGGARPVPATAAAASLPAASRLPVRKAHAKRAAAAPEPEAPEQKRRRSGPRAGWAPSSRAPLRAISVPTAPGPGLLRKAMTVAAAPQAGKKAPGAASGSAAPPPVPGVRRRAAGDPRGQLAELREKIRGLEDDNRQLREQLQHSRAREEELGRQVSSLRTELQQSQEERSRWQREAEAQAAERQRLAAELQERHRQLEELREAARDREEQLGAAQGNIRVFCRVRPLLAAEQEAQKGLEHLHFPPEDNKTLVLCRTEGSHTGRRGEVRYDFSFDRVFPPGASQEDVFEEIALLVQSALDGYPVCIFAYGQTGSGKTYTMEGPGGADPTSWGVIPRAVRHLFGGARQLEHKGWQYSFSASFLEIYNKALRDLLGGDRGGELEIRHVSSASKELHVPNLRCVPVASEDEVLGLLQTAASKRSVARTALNDRSSRSHCVFQLHIQGSNASRALRCSSVLSLVDLAGSERLDKCQASRQRLRETQAINSSLATLGLVIMAISNKEPHVPYRNSKLTYLLQNSLRGNAKMLMFVNISPLEENLAESLNSLRFASKVNECMVGTAHANKK; encoded by the exons atggcggcggggcccggcggcggcggcggcggcgcccgccCGGTACCGGCCACGGCGGCGGCTGCGTCACTTCCGGCCGCCTCCCGGTTACCGGTGCGCAAGGCTCACGCCAAGCGCGCGGCGGCCGCGCCTGAGCCGGAGGCTCCCGAACAG AAACGGCGCCGCTCCGGGCCCCGAGCGggctgggctcccagcagccGCGCCCCGTTGCGGGCTATCAGCGTCCCGACGGCACCAGGCCCAG ggcttcTGCGCAAGGCCATGACCGTcgccgcagccccccaggccgGGAAAAAGGCCCCGGGGGCGGCTTCGGGATCGGCAGCGCCGCCTCCGGTACCGGGGgtgcggcggcgggcggcgggggaccCGAGGGGGCAGCTGGCGGAGCTGCGGGAGAAGATAAGGGGCCTGGAGGATGACAACCGGCAGCtccgggagcagctgcagcacagccgggCCCGGGAGGAGGAGTTGGGCAGACAAGTGAG ctctctgcgcacggagctgcagcagtcccaGGAGGAGCGGTCCCGGTGGCAGCGGGAGGCGGAGGCGCAGGCGGCCGAGCGGCAGCGGCTGGCGGCTGAGCTCCAGGAGCGGCAccggcagctggaggagctccgggaggcggcgcgggaccgggaggagcagctgggggccgCCCAG gggaacATCCGTGTCTTCTGCCGCGTGCGCCCGCTGCTGGCGGCCGAGCAGGAGGCgcagaaggggctggagcacctccacTTCCCCCCCGAGGACAACAAGACGCTGGTGCTCTGCAGGACCGAGGGG TCCCATacggggcggcggggcgaggTGCGCTACGACTTCAGCTTCGACCGCGTCTTCCCGCCCGGCGCCTCGCAGGAGGACGTCTTCGAGGAGATCGCGCTGCTCGTGCAG TCGGCCCTGGACGGGTACCCCGTCTGCATCTTCGCCTACGGGCAGACGGGCAGCGGCAAAACCTACACcatggaggggccggggggcgccgacCCCACAAGTTGGGGGGTGATCCCCCGCGCCGTGCGGCACCTCTTCGGGGGCGCCCGCCAGCTGGAGCACAAAGGGTGGCAG TACAGTTTCAGCGCCAGCTTCCTGGAGATCTACAACAAGGCGCTGCgggacctgctggggggggacagggggggcgAGCTGGAGATCCGCCACGTCAGCTCggccagcaaggagctgcacGTCCCCAACCTGCGCTGCGTCCCCGTGGCCTCCGAGGACGAG gtgctggggctgctgcagacgGCCGCCTCCAAGCGCTCGGTGGCGCGCACGGCGCTCAACGACCGCTCGTCCCGCAGCCACTGCGTCTTCCAGCTCCACATCCAGGGCTCCAACGCCTCCCGCGCCCTCCGCTGCAGCT CGGTGCTGAGCCTGGTGGACCTGGCGGGCAGCGAGCGCTTGGATAAATGCCAAGCCAGCAGGCAGCGGCTGCGCGAGACCCAAGCCATCAACAGCAGCCTGGCCACGCTGGGGCTGGTCATCATGGCCATCTCCAACAAG GAGCCGCACGTGCCGTACCGCAACAGCAAGCTGACCTACCTGCTGCAAAACTCGCTGAGGGGCAACGCCAAAAT GCTCATGTTCGTCAACATCTCGCCGCTGGAGGAGAACTTGGCCGAGTCACTCAACTCCCTGCGCTTTGCCAGCAAG GTGAACGAGTGCATGGTGGGCACGGCCCACGCCAACAAGAAGTAG
- the LOC140001250 gene encoding carboxy-terminal kinesin 2-like isoform X2 yields the protein MAAGPGGGGGGARPVPATAAAASLPAASRLPKRRRSGPRAGWAPSSRAPLRAISVPTAPGPGLLRKAMTVAAAPQAGKKAPGAASGSAAPPPVPGVRRRAAGDPRGQLAELREKIRGLEDDNRQLREQLQHSRAREEELGRQVSSLRTELQQSQEERSRWQREAEAQAAERQRLAAELQERHRQLEELREAARDREEQLGAAQAELREVSGALSRREAEVSELRALAGAQEEHLHALEMERRRLHNQLQELKGNIRVFCRVRPLLAAEQEAQKGLEHLHFPPEDNKTLVLCRTEGSHTGRRGEVRYDFSFDRVFPPGASQEDVFEEIALLVQSALDGYPVCIFAYGQTGSGKTYTMEGPGGADPTSWGVIPRAVRHLFGGARQLEHKGWQYSFSASFLEIYNKALRDLLGGDRGGELEIRHVSSASKELHVPNLRCVPVASEDEVLGLLQTAASKRSVARTALNDRSSRSHCVFQLHIQGSNASRALRCSSVLSLVDLAGSERLDKCQASRQRLRETQAINSSLATLGLVIMAISNKEPHVPYRNSKLTYLLQNSLRGNAKMLMFVNISPLEENLAESLNSLRFASKVNECMVGTAHANKK from the exons atggcggcggggcccggcggcggcggcggcggcgcccgccCGGTACCGGCCACGGCGGCGGCTGCGTCACTTCCGGCCGCCTCCCGGTTACCG AAACGGCGCCGCTCCGGGCCCCGAGCGggctgggctcccagcagccGCGCCCCGTTGCGGGCTATCAGCGTCCCGACGGCACCAGGCCCAG ggcttcTGCGCAAGGCCATGACCGTcgccgcagccccccaggccgGGAAAAAGGCCCCGGGGGCGGCTTCGGGATCGGCAGCGCCGCCTCCGGTACCGGGGgtgcggcggcgggcggcgggggaccCGAGGGGGCAGCTGGCGGAGCTGCGGGAGAAGATAAGGGGCCTGGAGGATGACAACCGGCAGCtccgggagcagctgcagcacagccgggCCCGGGAGGAGGAGTTGGGCAGACAAGTGAG ctctctgcgcacggagctgcagcagtcccaGGAGGAGCGGTCCCGGTGGCAGCGGGAGGCGGAGGCGCAGGCGGCCGAGCGGCAGCGGCTGGCGGCTGAGCTCCAGGAGCGGCAccggcagctggaggagctccgggaggcggcgcgggaccgggaggagcagctgggggccgCCCAG GCGGAGCTGCGGGAGGTGTCGGGGGCGCTGTCGCGGCGCGAGGCGGAGGTGTCGGAGCTGCGGGCGCTGGCGGGGGCGCAGGAGGAGCATTTGCACGCGCTGGAGATGGAGCGGCGCCGCCTGCAcaaccagctgcaggagctcaag gggaacATCCGTGTCTTCTGCCGCGTGCGCCCGCTGCTGGCGGCCGAGCAGGAGGCgcagaaggggctggagcacctccacTTCCCCCCCGAGGACAACAAGACGCTGGTGCTCTGCAGGACCGAGGGG TCCCATacggggcggcggggcgaggTGCGCTACGACTTCAGCTTCGACCGCGTCTTCCCGCCCGGCGCCTCGCAGGAGGACGTCTTCGAGGAGATCGCGCTGCTCGTGCAG TCGGCCCTGGACGGGTACCCCGTCTGCATCTTCGCCTACGGGCAGACGGGCAGCGGCAAAACCTACACcatggaggggccggggggcgccgacCCCACAAGTTGGGGGGTGATCCCCCGCGCCGTGCGGCACCTCTTCGGGGGCGCCCGCCAGCTGGAGCACAAAGGGTGGCAG TACAGTTTCAGCGCCAGCTTCCTGGAGATCTACAACAAGGCGCTGCgggacctgctggggggggacagggggggcgAGCTGGAGATCCGCCACGTCAGCTCggccagcaaggagctgcacGTCCCCAACCTGCGCTGCGTCCCCGTGGCCTCCGAGGACGAG gtgctggggctgctgcagacgGCCGCCTCCAAGCGCTCGGTGGCGCGCACGGCGCTCAACGACCGCTCGTCCCGCAGCCACTGCGTCTTCCAGCTCCACATCCAGGGCTCCAACGCCTCCCGCGCCCTCCGCTGCAGCT CGGTGCTGAGCCTGGTGGACCTGGCGGGCAGCGAGCGCTTGGATAAATGCCAAGCCAGCAGGCAGCGGCTGCGCGAGACCCAAGCCATCAACAGCAGCCTGGCCACGCTGGGGCTGGTCATCATGGCCATCTCCAACAAG GAGCCGCACGTGCCGTACCGCAACAGCAAGCTGACCTACCTGCTGCAAAACTCGCTGAGGGGCAACGCCAAAAT GCTCATGTTCGTCAACATCTCGCCGCTGGAGGAGAACTTGGCCGAGTCACTCAACTCCCTGCGCTTTGCCAGCAAG GTGAACGAGTGCATGGTGGGCACGGCCCACGCCAACAAGAAGTAG